The Nymphaea colorata isolate Beijing-Zhang1983 chromosome 5, ASM883128v2, whole genome shotgun sequence DNA segment ACAATGAAGCCCATGAAAAATTGGGGATACCCAGAAAAAGTAACCAACAAAATTCaataaattgaaataaatttccaGAAAACAGAACTCGGAGACGATCTAAAACCCCAAAACTGATCGAAATTCCGATCTGCGAGTCCAATGAAGCCCCAATCCGACAAACCCCCGTGAACTCCACTCTCAGTTTGAATCAAGCCTTAGTTCGATGACGATAACTAGCCAAATTCAACAAATCGTGGAAGGCGGCGGGCCGAATTGCTTCGACGAGCACGGGTGAAGAAGAAACTGAGCTTTTGGGGGACCGGCGGAAGGCCAGAGAGTCGAGCCGGGAGGACGGAAGTCTCGAAAACACTCTTTGAGAAAACACTCCTGGAGTGTTTGATGAGGCCCGAAGGCCCCGAACCGTGGaaatttagaattaaaaatattgttttttatgaaacGAGATTTACGTTATCAAACAAGCAATTCGGTTCCACTTTAAATCAacatttaaagttttttataataaagcacttaaattataaacaaaattataaaattaatttttttttaatgaaatggaatttgctttgtcaaataaaaaaaaatttgttttcgaaattgtaaagtcatttttgaattaaaattatgGAATTGTGATTAGAGAATGAAATTATGAATTCAGgactttaagttttttttttatttctttttaaacaCATATCATAATTGGCTTTAATttagaaaatcaaatttcatacctttaaaaaatagaaaaaaatggaacttgaattttcattttaattctaaTTTGAGGTGAAATCTTGCTTCTACAATTTTAATTATCGAAACAAAAGTCAAGGggatcaaacgccccctaattataaattattattcaagaatgttaaaattttgtCGGCACAAGTCATGAAGATTTTTAATCCatgaaattctaaaattttaattcctgTTTTATTAAACATGTcatttttaattctaaattGTAAACTCTATGCTACGAGAAACAAAGAGAAGTTATCCCTCGAATCTTTATTCCAATTTTAATTTGCTGTCGAATTTTActtctaaatttttaattgtataAACAAAATTCAAAGGGATCAAGCACCTCATTGTGATTTTTTCTTCGTTAAAATGCACGGGGGTTTTGGTGATATAACAAATTTGCCTGCTAGATTTTGATATTCTTATGAAAAggtttattttgctttatttctaagttgataaaataaatatatgatttaGCAGtgtgaaatgaccaaaatgcccctgtttattaaaacaaaatgttcccaacaaaattaccaaaatgctCCTCAAACAAGGTGAGACCATGCCATCCCATGTTAGTTATATAATATAGAAAACTAACGAAAAGGTTAAGTTCTTTTGTTACTCTAATAATTATTAACAATCCATGACATGCACAcgtcactttttttttggtaggGGATGAATTTTTCAAGCCCCGCGCGGTGCCAAAGGTTTCCCTACCTTCcacattttcccttcttttcattATTTCGGCTGACATTTTTCTCCCCATTTTGAAAAGAGAAGACAATAATTCAATGGACAAGTTATCCCCGATTAGCCTCTACCGTGTTTGATTGTGCAAGGTGGAATAAATTGGGAGGGAGATCAGGTCTATTATTTAGGATTCAtggacttttttttcttttgttcaagTTTGGATGGATAAATCTTATTAAATCAACTTGAACTACCAGACAGTTTAGAATAACAAAGTAATTTGATTCAATAGTATCACGtattattttttactattttatagACATTTTCACAAATTTCTTACTTGAAATTATTTTGGTATTGGTTGGGCCTGATATATTTGGGCTCAAGGGTCATTGATCTTAATTTGgtttaaagattttttaaatttatagtaGTGGATTCGATTTGGGCTCAAGCACTTTTTCCTATGTTtatgaaagtgaaaatttgtAAATGGATTGTGTAAGAAATGTAGCATAGCTTGTCAAATTGGCTAGACTTTCAATTCATAATATGCTTGGGCATCTGACCCAAATACTCAACAGGTACCCAATACTCCATCCGAAAAAATCAGCTTGGACTGGCCTGGGTTggcttgatttattttttatattatttttatttaataataatatgtatcttattattaaaaacatattttacatttaaaaacttttataataaattttaaaaatattttttcattttaaccgGCCAAGCCAACCGGAGCCAGAGCTCGGCAGGTATCCGGCCGGGGCCCAACTCCATTATCAGGTATCCGGCGGGCCAGATGCCCAGCCTacttggtaattttttttttctggaaaattgAATTAGCACTGGGATGAATGTGTCAATTATAATAAAAGTTTATACCAGAATTGCAAAAATTGCCCGCCCGAAAAAAAAACGGCGGGTATAAATTCCTCGACATCGCGTTCGTCCGGGGAGCATTTTAGCCGGTGGCTCTCTCGCTCTCTACGTGGAGCTCTAGAAGGCCCTAGATCCTTGTCGATCTTCGGTGGAAGTATTGCAGGTCTGGCACTGAGCCCtgtccgattttttttttcctgttcttgTTTATGCTTTCTGCATTCCAGTTGATAGAAATTGAATCCTTGTCGCCTCTGTCATGGGTTTCGTGTGGTGCCTTAGGGTCTGTTAGATTTTGGTCCCCGATTTTAGAGTTTTTGAGAAAACTTGTTTCTGGTCCGACGTTCCTTTTTTCACTCGCGTGTTTATCGGTTACTGCCAGACGAAAATTTTTGATTGTTTAGTGCTCAATGGTGAATTTTTGGCCGACTGTGGTTATTCGGGCTTGCTGCAGTTTTGGGAAAATAATTGGGTTTTGTAACTGAAGATTTGTCAATTTGTCGTGTTCCTTGCCGGGTTATTCTCACGACAAATGCGAATCGGTCTGTACGTCTTTGTTGTCCGTTTTGAAGAATTTGTTCCCATTGTTGCATTCATAGTTGGTTCAGCGGCGGTATTTTTGTTCATCTTGTTAGTTTTCTCTATTTTTGTAGGACTTAAGAGGAAAAATGAGCAGGCGATCAAGCTGCACGATTTATGTTGGTAATCTACCTGGACATATACGCGAAAGGGAGGTTGAGGACCTTTTTTATAAGGTTTGCCGGATCtccatatttgaatttgaagtaATATGGTGCTTTTTTCACATTATTGGCATCTTGTATGCAAGGAGCTAATTCCATTGTGCTGGTTTTCAGTACGGGCCCACTGTTGATATTGATCTAAAAATACCGCCTAGGCCTCCAGGATACTGTTTCATCGAGGTAATGTGGCACTCATGGCTAGCTTATTTGGGACCTCAAACACAGCTTCCGTTACAGCATATGGTTTCTTATTTAGTTGGTATTGCTCTGTTGCAGTTTGAAAATGCTCGTGATGCTGAAGATGCTATTCGAGGGCGTGATGGGTACAATTTTGATGGGCATAGGCTGAGAGTGAGCATCTAGAGTTTACTTTTAGACTTTAAGTATTATAGTTTAGGAGGCATATAAAGTTCTATACATATCCTGGCTTTTGATCGTTGTTTATTGTGAAATACCCTGTTCAGGTTTCCTCCTGATGAAGATGCTTTTTTATTGGGTTGCTGTTGGTAGAAATTATATTGATTTGTCTTTCATCTGTTTAGGTGGAACTTGCTCATGGTGGTCGACGCCGTTCTTCACCAACTGATCGCTACAGCAGCTATAGCAGTAGCATAGGTGGACGTGGGGGAGTCTCAAGGCGCTCTGATTACCGGGGTATGTGTTGTCTTTTGCCACTGAAGGGATGAAAGAACAAATGGGAAATAAAATCTACTTATGGCAGTTTTGACGATCGATGGATGGTTTCTCTCTAAATATATAAGTGTCAATAtgtttatattaatatatttagGGAGAGAGTACTatcaatcatatatatataagggttAACATCAGCTTCCTGCTAACTTGTCCTCCCAATAACCATGAGATCAAAATTAGTAAATGAACCATATGGTCCATGTCTCAGGTTATTGATTATAGTTACTGTTGTTATCTATATGCTTCTTATTGTTTCTGTTTGATATTATTTTTACTTGTGCCGTTTTTTGttgcaatcatttttttttcttagtgcTATGACATTCTTCAATTGTTTCAGTCTTGGTTACGGGGTTACCTTCATCTGCTTCTTGGCAAGATCTTAAGGTGCATATATCTTTTCCATTCCCTGTATGTGGTTAATCATTGGTATTTTCTTCATCAGTAACTTCTTGATTTAGTTTTGCTAAAATTCTTGGCATTAGGATCATATGCGCTGTGCTGGAGATGTTTGCTTCTCTCAAGTTTTTCGTGAGGGTCGAGGTAAGTGTTACTCCCCCCCTATCTTGGACCATAAACTTCATATATAGTTTTGCTGCATACCATAGAATACAGAAACAATGCAAGCTTATGGTCATCATTTGAAGATGAGTTGGAGCGAGTTTTTTTGGGAAGTTTTACATGGTTGGCACAAAAAAGTTCATTTTATTCTTGGAGGTTGTGCAAAGTGATGACATTTCTTGGGCTTTTGTTGGgtataaagacaaaaaagatcGGCAATGATGGCAGCGTTTCTTCTACTATCCCATCCAGCTGAGGTAGCATGGTCTGCTGTCACTACTTTTGTGGTGCTTTCAATATTAATTGATTAATCCTCTGCCTCTTTGATTAGTGACCATCTTCGTCATTTATGTGTATTGGAGCTTTACATACACTATATCAGCTCATAGGCCCCataatacatgtatatgtgcacattTACGCTCACggttcttctctttttcctttttgatacAACAGACAAACTTGTGGTTGGCATTTCTCTCAAAATCTCCAAGGCCCGATTACGAATTTTAGCTAAATTGTCAAAAGTTGAGAGTTGTGACTCCGGACTTTCACAGCTTACAAGTTGTGAATTAACAAAGCCTGGAATTGAAATGGTACTGATGGCTGATCGGTTCATATCCCTCTATAAGTGGTTGCTGGAAATTTGTATGAACAAGAAGCTAAAATGAGGCAAGGATAGTGAGAGACGGAGAAGAGGGGGAAAATGATGATCGGGTGGCGTAGCCATAGCAGGCTACTTGGATGATGAGAGATAGAGTAATTATGAGATTATCTGAGATCTTTCAGCACATAAAGAATCCTAAGAAAGGAGTTGATTTTTTGGAGATGCCATTGAGCAACATTGAAAGTATTATTGCAATAAGAGCACAACTAACTGGGCTTGGTTTTACCAAGCTTGTTTGAGGACTCAGTGATACCAACTTAATTGGGATGCTCCCATTATTTTAGATATGTTATAAGTTATAACACTAGTTATACTCTCTCTGTGatttctcactttttttcagttttgttaattgtattcttttttttccacTGATGGTTGGAGTGATGTAGTTTGTCTTAGTTGCTGCCTTGtcttataaaaaataatcatgGCAATGTTGTGTGAAGGGAATTGTCTGGAATTATCTGGCATGCTGTACGGAACATTAGTCAGTTCCTTGGCCTGCGGGCTGTAGTCTTAAAGAAGATCGAACCACATGCTTTCTTCTAGCTCATCTGGTCATTTGATTGAACGCTACCTTTCTTTTGAGGAGTGTAAATGCTTTTCCAGCATCTTCTGGGAAAATATACTAGTTGATGGATGCTGCTACGTATTATCTACGATAATGGTTGGTTGGTTCATTATCTGGTTCCTTATATGCCAAGATGAGTTTATTTTCAAGTTCGTGCTTTGAAATGTTGCGCCTGCAGTTATCTTGCCTTGCAAAGGCAAGATTTGACAACTTAACCTTTAACGTGGTCAATCATGTGGTTCTGTAGCGTTAAAGGATGGATAGATTCTATGTTAAAGTTCCTA contains these protein-coding regions:
- the LOC116254181 gene encoding serine/arginine-rich-splicing factor SR34-like isoform X2 produces the protein MSRRSSCTIYVGNLPGHIREREVEDLFYKYGPTVDIDLKIPPRPPGYCFIEFENARDAEDAIRGRDGYNFDGHRLRVELAHGGRRRSSPTDRYSSYSSSIGGRGGVSRRSDYRVLVTGLPSSASWQDLKDHMRCAGDVCFSQVFREGRGTTGIVDYTNYDDMKYAIRKLDDSEFRNAFSRAYIRVREYDSPSRSHSGSYSRSRSRSPARRSLSYSRSRSRSESMSPRRKSPVRSPSRSRSRSVSSRSLSGSRHRSVSRSRSRSRSPFTSARSYRKRSVGSRDD
- the LOC116254181 gene encoding serine/arginine-rich splicing factor SR30-like isoform X1, producing MSRRSSCTIYVGNLPGHIREREVEDLFYKYGPTVDIDLKIPPRPPGYCFIEVMWHSWLAYLGPQTQLPLQHMVSYLVGIALLQFENARDAEDAIRGRDGYNFDGHRLRVELAHGGRRRSSPTDRYSSYSSSIGGRGGVSRRSDYRVLVTGLPSSASWQDLKDHMRCAGDVCFSQVFREGRGTTGIVDYTNYDDMKYAIRKLDDSEFRNAFSRAYIRVREYDSPSRSHSGSYSRSRSRSPARRSLSYSRSRSRSESMSPRRKSPVRSPSRSRSRSVSSRSLSGSRHRSVSRSRSRSRSPFTSARSYRKRSVGSRDD